TTCTACCAGCCGATTAATCATTTCCCTATTTTTATTAATTTTATTTGAACAGAAAATTGGTTTCTTGATTTCCACTTTAATTTTGTTTAAGCTTTCTATAAATTTTGCTCCCCTCGGTAAAACTTTATCTGTTCCTTTGATTCTTATAGGTATAATGGGTACTCCTATTTTGACAGCCAGATAGGCGGCTCCTCCCCTAACGGGTAAATTATTCTTTTGGCGGTCAATGCCTCCTTCGGGAAAAATTCCCAAAACTCCGCCTTTTTCCAATATTTTCAAAGATTGTTTTATAGCCTTAATATCATTCTCTTTTTGCACCGGGATAGAATCAAATTTTCTTAATAGATAGCCAAGCCAACCTATTTTGAAAAGATAGGCTGCAGCGACAAAAATTACTCTGGGCTTAATTGATACTCCCAGGACAATCGGGTCTAACAAACTTGAATGATTAGCCACTATAATAAACGGTATTTTCTTAGGTATACTCCCACGACCGGTTACTTTTAGCCGGAAAATTAATTTAAAAATAATCCAACCAATCCATTTGGCAATATGGTATAACAAAATAAGCTACCCCATTATTTGTCTCGGGTTTGTTCCAAAATCCAATCTCCTATTATTTTTAACACTTCTGGCGAAATCGTTTCTTCAATCTTTGCATATTCAGCAGGCAATCCCGTTTGAGAAGTTTGAAAAAGATGATTAAGGCCGGGTAATTCTTTGACCGTAAAATTTTTGTTTCCTCCGGCGACAAGAGCTGCTTCAATAGCACTTAGATTCTCTTGGGGAGGAACTTGTAAATCTTTCTCCCCGTTGATAGCCAGTACCGGACACCTTACTTTACTCAAGGTTGGTTTGGGATCATAAGTCAGGAAAAACTTAATCCAGGGAGATAATAAGCTCTGAACCTGGGCTTCAAGGTAAACTTCCAGATTATCTATCGCTTTTTTTTCTTCCTCGCTTAATTCTGCCCAATTAGCCACAAACATCTGACGAAGTTTTTCTTCGGTAGTTTTCTTGTCCCTTTCCTCCTTAATGAGGGAAAATATCTTTTCATTAAACTGACGATTCTTGTCAATGTCTTCTTCGCTAATCCCCATGGCTCTGGAAATCAAAGCACCCTGTAAATATGAAATTTCTTCCCCGGTTAACCCTGTTCCCGCCATCATTACTATAAAAGCAATATCTGAAGATTCTACAGCAACCATTGGGGCAATAATACCACCTTCGCTATGCCCGATAAGACCTATTTTATTGAGATCTATTTCCTTGCAGGTTTTAAGATATTCCACCCCTGTTAACACATCGGAAGAAAAATCTTCAGATGTAGCCTGAGAAAAGTCCCCGGTAGATTCTCCCACTCCCCGATCATCTACCCTGAGAACTGCAATACCCTGACGAGTCAGATAATCTGCTAATACCAGGAAAGGACGATGCCCAAATACTGTTTCATTTCGATCCTGAGGTCCGGAACCGCTTACTAATAATACCGTTGGAAAAGGACCCTGGTCAGAGGGC
This region of Candidatus Atribacteria bacterium genomic DNA includes:
- a CDS encoding 1-acyl-sn-glycerol-3-phosphate acyltransferase, which encodes MLLYHIAKWIGWIIFKLIFRLKVTGRGSIPKKIPFIIVANHSSLLDPIVLGVSIKPRVIFVAAAYLFKIGWLGYLLRKFDSIPVQKENDIKAIKQSLKILEKGGVLGIFPEGGIDRQKNNLPVRGGAAYLAVKIGVPIIPIRIKGTDKVLPRGAKFIESLNKIKVEIKKPIFCSNKINKNREMINRLVESYSKEIYQ
- a CDS encoding alpha/beta fold hydrolase yields the protein EEIIFKDNTLHLEIKSAGIIYEGKAGENFSVVEGELKQSGQVFPLTVKRINETMEILRPQEPKKPYPYIERQVEYTNLKAGVKIVGTLTLPSDQGPFPTVLLVSGSGPQDRNETVFGHRPFLVLADYLTRQGIAVLRVDDRGVGESTGDFSQATSEDFSSDVLTGVEYLKTCKEIDLNKIGLIGHSEGGIIAPMVAVESSDIAFIVMMAGTGLTGEEISYLQGALISRAMGISEEDIDKNRQFNEKIFSLIKEERDKKTTEEKLRQMFVANWAELSEEEKKAIDNLEVYLEAQVQSLLSPWIKFFLTYDPKPTLSKVRCPVLAINGEKDLQVPPQENLSAIEAALVAGGNKNFTVKELPGLNHLFQTSQTGLPAEYAKIEETISPEVLKIIGDWILEQTRDK